In Microbacterium soli, a single window of DNA contains:
- a CDS encoding fibronectin type III domain-containing protein encodes MATNRITSSQGPSPYATFYLDCDIAQTDTTNRRWLLRAYLRMSKASGSSYGGGGYQTVRGNNAEKGRFTRDPFLPSGITGWNEGPYDFWVNANDDGYWAGTSTTYPLRMELSYGNVQTLPSGSITIPKMPAKNIPPGKTPEPSVSAVTASSVYLTWSAPSAGTAAISGYDVQWNTSASESGATTQSQGTTRSKSISGLTADTGYFFRVRAKSSAGTGAWSDWADARTLPGVRVGKGGQFVTGAASVGKAGQFPAAQVFVGKGGAFVSPA; translated from the coding sequence GTGGCGACGAACAGGATCACTAGCAGCCAGGGCCCGTCTCCGTACGCGACGTTCTACCTCGACTGTGACATTGCGCAGACGGACACCACGAACCGGCGGTGGCTGCTGCGCGCCTACCTGCGCATGTCGAAGGCCTCCGGGTCGTCATATGGTGGCGGCGGGTATCAGACGGTGCGGGGCAACAACGCGGAGAAGGGCCGATTCACGCGGGACCCGTTCCTGCCGTCCGGGATCACGGGCTGGAACGAGGGCCCGTACGACTTCTGGGTGAACGCGAACGATGACGGCTACTGGGCTGGCACGTCAACGACCTACCCGCTGCGCATGGAACTGTCCTATGGGAACGTCCAGACCCTGCCGTCCGGGTCGATCACGATCCCGAAGATGCCGGCGAAGAACATCCCCCCGGGGAAGACCCCGGAACCTTCCGTGTCGGCGGTCACCGCGTCGTCGGTGTACCTGACCTGGTCGGCACCGTCCGCGGGGACGGCGGCGATCAGCGGGTACGACGTGCAGTGGAACACGTCGGCGTCGGAGTCGGGGGCGACCACCCAGTCGCAGGGCACGACACGGTCGAAGAGCATCAGCGGTCTGACGGCAGACACCGGCTACTTCTTCCGGGTGCGGGCGAAGTCGTCTGCGGGGACGGGTGCGTGGTCCGATTGGGCGGACGCTCGCACCCTGCCCGGTGTGCGGGTCGGTAAGGGCGGCCAGTTTGTGACCGGGGCCGCATCGGTCGGCAAGGCCGGGCAGTTCCCGGCGGCGCAGGTTTTCGTCGGCAAGGGCGGCGCGTTCGTGTCGCCAGCATAA
- a CDS encoding Gp37-like protein — protein MDDVVEFVIFDQSDGFKRRLVALESTAEIPANGVPWAEFTLDDDHEALPAISVEGARCAYRFRGVEWFRGRVATMQGTGPVGQTTVRVEGDFRKLWDWQGWPKPTAAVTGQDVDYARYTGTSEDVFKAALAANFTRLGVPWTVAPSQGRGSAARAEFRFHPLAEKTLPALDADDLIVTITYSPDPVVDVRAAVVVPGLLSDLTGVLENYDWSRTAPATTRVVVGGEGEKENRRLYQKIDAALEASWGDIVETFKDSRMSDEGADLSIDADETLAEGAPTASVSMSLLESERFRFGSTFLAGDRVRVVVGPLDVTERITLVKVTESPGEGVLVTPVLGSVDDSPDAEIGVQVAGLARGLRDAGRR, from the coding sequence GTGGACGACGTCGTAGAGTTCGTGATCTTCGACCAGTCGGACGGGTTCAAGCGGCGGCTGGTGGCGTTGGAGTCGACGGCGGAGATCCCCGCGAACGGTGTCCCGTGGGCGGAGTTCACCCTCGATGATGACCATGAGGCGTTGCCGGCGATCAGCGTGGAGGGTGCGCGGTGCGCGTACAGGTTCCGTGGCGTCGAGTGGTTCCGGGGCCGGGTCGCGACGATGCAGGGGACCGGTCCTGTGGGGCAGACGACCGTCCGTGTGGAGGGCGACTTCCGGAAGCTGTGGGACTGGCAGGGGTGGCCGAAACCCACCGCTGCGGTCACTGGGCAGGACGTCGATTATGCCCGCTACACGGGCACTTCGGAGGATGTGTTCAAGGCGGCCCTGGCGGCGAACTTCACCCGTTTGGGCGTGCCGTGGACGGTCGCACCGTCGCAGGGGCGGGGGAGTGCGGCGAGGGCGGAGTTTCGGTTCCACCCGCTCGCGGAGAAGACACTCCCCGCCCTGGATGCGGACGACCTGATCGTCACCATCACCTACAGTCCCGACCCGGTCGTGGACGTGCGGGCTGCCGTGGTTGTTCCGGGGCTTCTGTCGGATCTGACGGGTGTGCTCGAGAACTACGACTGGTCCCGCACCGCGCCCGCCACCACACGGGTGGTGGTCGGCGGTGAAGGTGAGAAGGAGAACCGCCGGCTGTACCAGAAGATCGACGCGGCGCTCGAGGCGTCCTGGGGCGACATTGTGGAGACGTTCAAGGACTCCCGCATGTCTGACGAGGGCGCGGACCTGTCGATTGACGCGGACGAGACGCTCGCCGAGGGTGCACCGACAGCGAGCGTGTCTATGTCGCTGCTCGAGTCGGAACGGTTCCGGTTCGGGAGCACGTTCCTGGCCGGTGACCGGGTGCGGGTGGTCGTCGGCCCGCTGGATGTGACGGAGCGGATCACGCTCGTCAAGGTGACTGAGTCGCCGGGTGAGGGCGTGCTGGTGACCCCGGTGTTGGGGTCGGTGGATGACTCCCCGGACGCGGAGATCGGTGTGCAGGTCGCTGGGCTTGCACGTGGCTTGAGAGACGCTGGGAGGCGCTGA
- a CDS encoding tape measure protein: MASEVGNGQVAIFPTFKGFRRGVMKEIEGAEKDGSARFRKGFSKSSTTAGRDAGVGFRKGFQTANADLGKQVQADVTKAARAVSSARLKEQDAAGRVRVAEAQLAEARKKHAADSSQVIRAEERLASEVRKLEAAQDATRSASDRLAAAQQRLAGTAPAVGRGFAAVRKNLADLMAPVTALSKGLGGLASKAFTPVLRSVGEFAKRVTGPMRSAIGTAVSGLRDFGLNVANRVVSPLANAENVLRAKFGPQIQKLKGALAPVGRAFKGAFGLAGQAISGIGAVMGPVASGIGRVFSTAMDGVKRVAGDAAQFVGSTFKAAGAAVAATLGIALTKGFGRLEKIDTARTKLTALGNNVEDVDKLMTAATDSVDGTAFGLDEAANAAAAFAAAKVPIDKVGAALNSTAATAAVAGTDMQTMGDIFAKVAATGKLDGATLMQLQKHQVAILPMIAEHYKVTGEEARKMVSEGKVSFEDFVAITGQLGDAAKVMGTSFKGMASNVGAALSRIGAVILGPAFEGLKTVMPGVINALKQVQHAIEPLFATLGEKVAPVFERIGAALSGWKFDGSGLKDIGAVFAPLLPVIGAVAGALGGMMARLPIIGKLFAGLSGPLGLVIGLLGSLTLFSPDTLSNGIQSLVDGVTTMLPKLIEGIADTVSRVVPVIAERLTENLPVLVQGAADLVLALVDAIVASLPALLDALVGIIPGLVGALLAAIPALLDAGLQMMQGLIQGIVTAVPMIITAITDLLPTLLTTILGFLPQIIESGINLFLGLVTALVAAIPQIITALLEALPLIFEAIVGAIPLLLDAGIQLFLGLVDAVTTILPDLLTAIVDLLPAIVESLVSMIPTLLAAAVDLFTRLVLAIPVILPQLLTAIVGMLPQIVSALISLIPTLLVAAIELFTALIKAIPEIIPKLIAAVKEMGPRIVDAVKSIGPKLLDAGKAIIRNLIDGVKSMFGKVGEAFGGLMDFVKGFFPHSPAKRGPFSGAGWTRVREGGESLVDQFQSGVDAAKRSLQVPFSAAMSASAGGSLGASTASGGPGVLITGDVYTRDEDELVRKLQRAQRAAYFRSGALVRVG, translated from the coding sequence GTGGCCTCTGAGGTCGGCAACGGTCAGGTCGCGATCTTCCCCACGTTCAAGGGCTTCCGCCGCGGCGTGATGAAGGAGATCGAGGGGGCCGAGAAGGACGGATCTGCCCGGTTCCGTAAGGGCTTCTCGAAGTCATCCACGACCGCGGGCCGTGACGCCGGTGTCGGGTTCCGTAAGGGCTTCCAAACGGCGAACGCTGACCTCGGCAAGCAGGTGCAGGCAGACGTCACGAAAGCGGCCCGCGCCGTGTCCTCCGCCCGGTTGAAGGAGCAGGACGCAGCGGGGCGGGTGCGTGTCGCTGAGGCGCAGCTCGCGGAGGCACGCAAGAAGCATGCGGCGGACTCGTCGCAGGTGATCCGGGCGGAGGAGCGTCTCGCGTCCGAGGTCCGGAAGTTGGAGGCCGCGCAGGACGCTACCCGTTCCGCTTCTGACAGGCTGGCGGCCGCGCAGCAGCGCCTCGCCGGGACAGCGCCGGCGGTGGGCCGCGGGTTCGCGGCCGTGCGGAAGAACCTCGCCGATCTCATGGCCCCGGTGACGGCCCTCTCGAAGGGTCTCGGTGGGCTGGCGTCGAAGGCGTTCACACCGGTCCTGCGCAGTGTCGGTGAGTTCGCGAAGCGTGTGACCGGGCCGATGCGGTCCGCGATCGGCACCGCGGTGTCGGGGTTGCGTGACTTCGGTTTGAACGTCGCCAACCGGGTTGTGTCGCCGTTGGCGAACGCGGAGAACGTTCTGCGGGCGAAGTTTGGTCCGCAGATTCAGAAGCTGAAGGGTGCTCTCGCGCCGGTCGGCCGTGCGTTCAAGGGCGCGTTCGGTCTCGCGGGGCAGGCGATCAGCGGGATCGGGGCTGTGATGGGCCCGGTCGCGTCCGGTATCGGGCGTGTGTTCTCGACCGCGATGGACGGGGTGAAGCGTGTCGCCGGTGACGCGGCACAGTTCGTCGGGTCAACGTTCAAGGCCGCGGGTGCCGCGGTCGCCGCGACCCTGGGCATTGCTCTGACGAAGGGGTTCGGACGTCTTGAGAAGATCGATACTGCCCGGACGAAGCTGACCGCGCTGGGGAACAATGTCGAGGACGTTGACAAGCTGATGACTGCGGCGACCGACTCGGTCGATGGGACCGCGTTCGGCCTGGATGAGGCGGCGAACGCCGCGGCGGCTTTCGCTGCGGCGAAGGTTCCGATCGACAAGGTCGGTGCCGCGCTGAACTCCACTGCTGCTACTGCGGCGGTGGCGGGCACGGACATGCAGACGATGGGCGACATCTTCGCGAAGGTCGCCGCGACCGGCAAGCTCGACGGCGCGACGTTGATGCAGTTGCAGAAGCACCAGGTCGCGATCCTGCCGATGATCGCCGAGCACTACAAGGTGACCGGTGAAGAAGCCCGGAAGATGGTCTCCGAAGGCAAGGTGTCCTTCGAGGACTTCGTCGCGATCACGGGGCAGCTCGGTGATGCCGCGAAGGTCATGGGCACGTCGTTCAAGGGCATGGCATCCAACGTGGGTGCCGCGCTCAGCCGTATCGGTGCGGTGATCCTCGGGCCTGCGTTCGAGGGGCTGAAGACTGTGATGCCGGGCGTGATCAACGCCTTGAAGCAGGTGCAGCACGCTATCGAGCCGTTGTTCGCGACGTTGGGGGAGAAGGTCGCCCCGGTGTTCGAGCGGATCGGTGCCGCACTGTCGGGGTGGAAGTTCGACGGTTCGGGTCTGAAGGACATCGGCGCCGTGTTCGCACCACTGCTGCCCGTGATCGGTGCTGTGGCTGGTGCGCTCGGCGGGATGATGGCGCGGCTCCCCATCATCGGGAAGCTGTTCGCGGGCCTCAGTGGCCCCCTGGGGCTCGTGATCGGCCTGCTGGGGTCACTGACCCTGTTCAGCCCGGACACCCTGTCGAACGGGATCCAGTCGCTGGTCGACGGGGTCACCACGATGCTCCCGAAGCTGATCGAGGGCATCGCAGACACCGTCAGCCGGGTCGTCCCGGTGATCGCCGAGAGGCTCACGGAGAACCTGCCAGTCCTGGTGCAGGGCGCCGCCGACCTCGTGCTGGCTCTCGTGGACGCGATCGTCGCGTCCCTGCCGGCACTGCTCGACGCGCTCGTCGGGATCATCCCCGGCCTCGTCGGCGCGCTGTTGGCCGCGATCCCCGCGCTGCTCGACGCGGGCCTGCAGATGATGCAGGGGCTGATCCAGGGCATCGTGACCGCGGTGCCGATGATCATCACGGCGATCACCGACCTGCTGCCGACCCTGTTGACCACGATCCTCGGGTTCCTGCCGCAGATCATCGAATCCGGCATCAACCTGTTCCTCGGCCTGGTCACGGCACTGGTGGCCGCGATACCGCAGATCATCACGGCACTGCTCGAGGCGCTGCCTCTGATCTTCGAAGCGATCGTCGGCGCGATCCCGTTGCTGCTCGACGCAGGAATCCAGCTGTTCCTGGGCCTGGTCGACGCGGTGACGACGATCCTGCCGGATCTGCTGACCGCTATCGTCGACCTGCTGCCAGCGATCGTCGAGTCGCTGGTCTCGATGATCCCGACGCTGCTCGCGGCCGCGGTGGACCTGTTCACCCGGCTCGTACTGGCGATCCCGGTGATCCTGCCGCAGTTGTTGACTGCGATCGTGGGTATGCTGCCGCAGATCGTGTCGGCGCTGATCAGCCTCATCCCGACATTGCTCGTCGCAGCGATCGAGTTGTTCACCGCGCTGATCAAGGCGATCCCGGAGATCATCCCGAAGCTCATCGCGGCGGTCAAAGAGATGGGTCCGCGGATCGTCGATGCGGTGAAGTCCATCGGGCCGAAGCTGCTCGACGCGGGCAAGGCGATCATTCGGAACCTGATCGACGGTGTGAAGTCCATGTTCGGGAAGGTGGGCGAAGCCTTCGGCGGTCTCATGGACTTCGTGAAGGGATTCTTCCCGCACAGCCCGGCGAAGCGTGGCCCGTTCTCTGGGGCCGGGTGGACCCGGGTCCGTGAGGGTGGCGAGTCCCTGGTCGATCAGTTCCAGTCGGGTGTGGACGCGGCGAAACGGTCACTGCAGGTGCCGTTCTCGGCGGCGATGTCTGCGTCCGCGGGCGGATCACTAGGGGCGTCTACGGCGAGTGGTGGACCGGGGGTTCTCATCACGGGTGACGTGTACACGCGGGATGAGGACGAGCTGGTCCGGAAGTTGCAGCGCGCTCAGCGGGCCGCGTACTTCAGGTCGGGTGCTCTTGTGAGGGTGGGGTGA
- a CDS encoding phage major capsid protein — MNLKEQLAALQKELLGMQAKAKSESREFTDEELTEIEAKGAEITALKTRIERIEASEKALKDLVEFGKSDDSAEDNPADFKDVPLGERFMKSAPYQEFVKAHPSGVGQGTPINIGTVRIGTMKDFFVNRKALTSPQAHVQDIRVPMVDLVDRPALSLLDLISRGQTGGNFEYVQVVGVTRNAAIVPEATDGDDDDALKPVSELSTALADAKVFTYADGYDVTNQLLSDAPAFATYMDQELRYSLDAVIEDILLNGTGTNGQPKGLLNTTGVLETEYTETGAMGLVKASRRSITKVTRQQGGTVQAILVSPEDDEEIDLMQDDNGRFYGAGPFNSGPSTLWGRPRVVSEQLESGQFILGDFRQIALLDREGLSVQAFNQHKDYAQRNMTYVRAELRAAQVIWKPSRLVIGTKGTVEGGTGEGDD, encoded by the coding sequence ATGAATCTCAAGGAACAGCTCGCGGCGCTCCAGAAGGAGCTCCTCGGCATGCAGGCGAAGGCGAAGTCGGAGAGCCGCGAGTTCACTGACGAGGAGCTGACCGAGATCGAAGCCAAGGGTGCCGAGATCACCGCGCTGAAGACCCGCATCGAGCGGATCGAAGCGTCGGAGAAGGCGCTCAAGGACCTCGTCGAGTTCGGCAAGTCCGACGACTCCGCCGAGGACAACCCGGCGGACTTCAAGGACGTGCCGCTCGGTGAGCGGTTCATGAAGTCCGCCCCGTACCAGGAGTTCGTGAAGGCGCACCCCTCCGGTGTCGGGCAGGGCACGCCGATCAACATCGGCACGGTCCGCATCGGCACGATGAAGGACTTCTTCGTCAACCGCAAGGCGCTCACGTCGCCGCAGGCCCACGTGCAGGACATCCGTGTCCCGATGGTCGACCTCGTCGACCGTCCCGCGCTGAGCCTGCTCGACCTGATCAGCCGTGGTCAGACCGGGGGCAACTTCGAGTACGTGCAGGTCGTCGGGGTCACCCGCAACGCTGCGATCGTGCCCGAGGCGACCGATGGTGACGACGACGACGCACTGAAGCCGGTGTCGGAGCTGTCGACGGCGCTCGCTGACGCGAAGGTCTTCACCTACGCGGACGGCTACGACGTCACCAACCAGCTGCTGTCCGACGCGCCCGCGTTCGCGACCTACATGGACCAGGAGCTTCGCTACTCGCTCGACGCGGTCATCGAGGACATCCTCCTCAACGGCACCGGCACGAACGGGCAGCCGAAGGGCCTCCTGAACACCACCGGTGTGCTCGAGACCGAGTACACCGAGACGGGCGCCATGGGCCTCGTGAAGGCGTCGCGCCGGTCGATCACGAAGGTCACCCGTCAGCAGGGCGGCACCGTGCAGGCGATCCTCGTCAGCCCGGAGGACGACGAAGAGATCGACCTCATGCAGGACGACAACGGTCGCTTCTACGGTGCTGGTCCGTTCAACTCTGGTCCGTCCACGCTGTGGGGTCGCCCGCGCGTCGTGTCGGAGCAGCTCGAGTCGGGTCAGTTCATCCTGGGTGACTTCCGTCAGATCGCGCTCCTCGACCGTGAGGGCCTGTCCGTGCAGGCATTCAACCAGCACAAGGACTACGCCCAGCGGAACATGACCTACGTGCGTGCCGAGCTGCGCGCCGCCCAGGTCATCTGGAAGCCGTCGCGCCTCGTCATCGGCACCAAGGGCACCGTCGAGGGCGGCACCGGCGAGGGTGACGACTGA
- a CDS encoding HK97 family phage prohead protease produces the protein MTMLTKTIDVEVKAIGDEDSGLFQAYASVFNNVDSYGDMVVPGAFIDALKEYGAKGEGIPLYWRHRMDDPFMNLGATTEAREDEHGLWTESQLDLTNEASKYAYKLLLEGRVRQMSFAYDILEASWVERKPEDGGSYYELRKLLIHEISIVPVGANQETEILAVKSARDAAVAALIDARQKADDAALTPDGSVSVDDQGTADEPTDANAEEPDGANAEEQKSGPSAQHLGLINIYAAQ, from the coding sequence ATGACGATGCTCACGAAGACGATCGACGTTGAGGTGAAGGCGATCGGAGACGAGGACTCCGGACTGTTCCAGGCGTACGCGTCCGTGTTCAACAACGTCGACTCGTACGGCGACATGGTCGTCCCCGGCGCGTTCATCGACGCGCTGAAGGAGTATGGCGCGAAGGGCGAGGGTATCCCGCTGTACTGGCGGCACCGCATGGACGACCCGTTCATGAACCTTGGCGCGACCACCGAGGCCCGGGAAGACGAGCACGGACTCTGGACGGAGTCGCAGCTCGATCTGACGAACGAGGCATCGAAGTACGCGTACAAGCTCCTTCTCGAGGGGCGGGTCCGGCAGATGTCGTTCGCGTACGACATCCTCGAGGCTTCATGGGTCGAGCGGAAGCCCGAAGACGGCGGGTCGTACTACGAGCTGCGCAAGCTCCTCATCCACGAGATCTCCATCGTGCCGGTCGGTGCGAACCAGGAGACCGAGATCCTCGCCGTGAAGTCCGCACGTGATGCGGCTGTCGCGGCGCTCATAGACGCCCGCCAGAAGGCGGACGACGCGGCACTGACCCCGGATGGGTCGGTGTCTGTGGACGACCAGGGAACGGCAGACGAGCCGACCGACGCCAACGCTGAGGAGCCCGACGGGGCCAACGCCGAGGAGCAGAAGTCCGGACCGTCCGCGCAGCACCTGGGGCTCATCAACATCTACGCGGCCCAGTAG